A window of the Myxococcus virescens genome harbors these coding sequences:
- a CDS encoding zinc-dependent alcohol dehydrogenase: protein MRALCWNGINDLGVETVGDPRIVNPHDVILQVRMSTTCGSDLHFIDGYIPTMRKGDVIGHEFMGTVVEKGPAVKKVQVGDRVVVPSFIGCGSCWYCQHDLWSLCDNTNPKGELQEPLFGYQTAGIYGYTHAFGGYAGAHAQFVRVPHADNDCFRVPEGVTDEQALFLSDAVPTGYMGADFCDIQPGQTVAVWGCGGVGLMAQKAAFLLGAERVIGIDRFPERLKLAREKVGAETISYEEVDSVLDVLKELTGGRGPDACIDAVGMEAHGTGVGAAYDRAKQAMRLQTDRGQALRQAILACRKGGILSVVGVYGFMDAFPLGAIMNKGLTVRAAQQHGQKYLPRLLEHVVKGELDPSFLATHRFSLEDAPKGYELFKKKQDGCVRAVFLPN from the coding sequence ATGCGCGCACTCTGCTGGAACGGCATCAACGACCTGGGCGTGGAGACGGTGGGGGACCCTCGCATCGTCAACCCGCACGACGTCATCCTCCAGGTGAGGATGTCCACCACCTGCGGCTCCGACCTCCACTTCATCGACGGCTACATCCCGACGATGCGCAAGGGAGACGTCATCGGCCACGAGTTCATGGGCACCGTCGTGGAGAAGGGCCCCGCGGTAAAGAAGGTCCAGGTGGGTGACCGCGTCGTCGTCCCCTCCTTCATCGGCTGCGGCAGCTGCTGGTACTGCCAGCACGACCTCTGGTCCCTCTGCGACAACACCAATCCCAAGGGCGAATTGCAGGAGCCGCTGTTCGGCTATCAGACGGCGGGCATCTACGGCTACACCCACGCCTTCGGCGGCTACGCGGGCGCGCATGCGCAGTTCGTCCGCGTCCCTCACGCGGACAACGACTGCTTCCGGGTGCCCGAAGGCGTGACGGATGAACAGGCGCTGTTCCTCTCCGACGCCGTGCCCACCGGCTACATGGGCGCGGACTTCTGCGACATCCAACCCGGCCAGACGGTGGCCGTGTGGGGCTGCGGCGGCGTGGGGCTGATGGCGCAGAAAGCCGCGTTCCTCCTCGGCGCCGAGCGGGTGATTGGCATCGACCGCTTCCCCGAAAGACTGAAGCTGGCCCGGGAGAAGGTGGGCGCGGAGACCATCAGCTACGAAGAGGTGGACAGCGTCCTCGACGTGCTGAAGGAGCTCACCGGCGGCCGAGGCCCCGACGCCTGCATCGACGCGGTGGGCATGGAGGCCCACGGCACGGGCGTGGGCGCCGCGTATGACCGCGCGAAACAGGCGATGCGGCTCCAAACGGACCGGGGGCAGGCGCTGCGGCAGGCCATCCTCGCGTGCCGCAAGGGCGGCATCCTGTCCGTGGTGGGCGTCTACGGCTTCATGGACGCGTTCCCCCTGGGCGCCATCATGAACAAGGGCCTCACGGTCCGCGCCGCCCAGCAGCACGGACAGAAGTACCTGCCGCGCCTGCTGGAGCACGTGGTGAAGGGCGAGCTGGACCCTTCCTTCCTCGCCACGCACCGCTTCTCCCTGGAGGACGCGCCAAAGGGGTACGAGCTCTTCAAGAAGAAGCAGGACGGCTGCGTCCGGGCGGTGTTCCTGCCCAACTGA
- a CDS encoding TonB-dependent receptor domain-containing protein codes for MRVAFSTRTSVRSVVLSRTAPLRAILAALVMTATPVFAQAPGVPGSAPAPAVAPVTQPLPPSEETQPSQPTDTATQPSGIAAPPTADDPSTQQPGTEPAPTAQQPGTVTPPTAAQPGTEAAPTAQQPGVTPSPTAQQPGTEAAPTAQQPGVTPSPTAQQLGATPSPTVQQPGVTPLPTAQQPGTEAGPTVQQLGVTPSPTVQQPGVTPSPTAQQPGTEADPTAQQPTAPADASMEGMSDDEAMLAESAVPPPGFTGIYGRVTDEANGEGLIEATVKVVAGAQKQVLTDLDGFYRVALPPGKYDLRVFYDVYQGRRITGVVVTKGKATKLDVALGADEGAVQEVVVEARADRRAEGALLQERKKAAAVSDAISAQEIARTPDSSASDAVKRVVSATVVDGRYVLLRGLGGRYSTTLLNGALLPSTEPDEPSVPLDIFPTSLLANLNVVKSYTPDLPGTFAGGTLLIETNSYPSEFELKPRISLGGDSETTFRERNSQAQGGFGENLGFPSGSRQLPNAIPRDSGLGMSGESSDVLEQQYRSFPNIWQARRTTALPNMGLGVSMGDTLRFGNSRLGYLASANYGHRDGVQEGTFARVDRDETGALNGRDAARSTQGFETASLSGLGSVGFQLDRDNELTWFGLYTRGTDTRTFTARGSNIVRGESYESTRLQFVSRQLFFNQLRGFHRLGLLGDAELDWQANLSRVDRDEPDTRDTLYSDNLSAPSGTPTFPNQPNSGERFFAELGETSTGGSVNVTVPLSAVRLKVGGLTQVSFRDFGARRFRYLLGTTPVDRTLPPEQLFAPENLGTGIRVRENTRPDDAYDAYLGIFAGYASADVQPTDALRLVGGLRVESSTQQLTLKDPFTGASGAENRSEYMNLLPAFNAIYALTPTVNVRAGYSYTLARPTFRELAPFIYFDFVRRRNVSGNPDLLQTRIHNIDARVEWFAGENEVLAASAFYKRFQDPIERVIRNPESGDLSFENAAGANTYGLELEARASLARLTETLKAVRVGANLTLIQSDVDLGDPNVVGAQTNRNRPLQGQSPYVINLNVGYSRPESGTELTVLYNVYGRRISEVGVQGLPDIYEVPFHRVDISLTQQLGSAQLKLTAANLLNSSVTLRQESVDVQTYKPGVAFSASLGWSL; via the coding sequence ATGCGTGTCGCGTTCTCTACGCGCACCTCGGTAAGGAGTGTCGTGTTGTCTCGCACTGCCCCCTTGCGCGCCATTCTGGCTGCGCTTGTCATGACAGCTACGCCCGTGTTCGCACAGGCGCCCGGCGTTCCGGGCTCGGCTCCCGCTCCCGCGGTCGCCCCCGTCACGCAACCTCTTCCCCCATCCGAGGAAACCCAACCGTCGCAGCCGACTGACACCGCGACGCAGCCGTCTGGAATTGCCGCTCCGCCCACTGCGGATGATCCTTCCACGCAGCAGCCAGGCACGGAGCCTGCGCCCACCGCGCAGCAGCCTGGCACCGTGACGCCGCCGACGGCCGCGCAGCCCGGCACCGAGGCCGCGCCCACTGCACAGCAGCCGGGCGTCACGCCCTCGCCCACGGCGCAGCAGCCCGGCACCGAGGCCGCGCCTACTGCGCAGCAGCCGGGCGTCACGCCCTCGCCCACGGCGCAGCAGCTGGGCGCCACGCCCTCGCCCACCGTGCAGCAGCCGGGCGTCACACCCTTGCCCACCGCGCAGCAGCCCGGCACCGAAGCCGGCCCCACCGTGCAGCAGCTGGGCGTCACGCCCTCGCCCACCGTGCAGCAGCCGGGCGTCACGCCCTCGCCCACCGCGCAGCAACCCGGCACCGAAGCCGACCCCACTGCGCAGCAGCCCACGGCGCCGGCCGATGCGTCCATGGAGGGCATGAGCGACGACGAGGCGATGCTGGCCGAGTCCGCAGTGCCGCCCCCGGGCTTCACCGGCATCTACGGCCGCGTGACGGACGAAGCCAACGGAGAGGGCCTCATCGAGGCCACCGTGAAGGTCGTGGCGGGCGCCCAGAAGCAGGTGCTCACCGACCTGGATGGCTTCTACCGGGTCGCGCTGCCTCCCGGGAAGTACGACCTGCGCGTCTTCTATGACGTGTACCAGGGCCGCCGCATCACCGGCGTCGTGGTGACGAAGGGCAAGGCGACGAAGCTGGACGTCGCGCTCGGCGCGGACGAAGGCGCGGTGCAGGAAGTCGTCGTCGAGGCCCGCGCGGACCGCCGGGCCGAGGGCGCGCTGCTCCAGGAGCGCAAGAAGGCCGCCGCCGTGTCGGACGCCATCAGCGCGCAGGAAATCGCGCGCACGCCGGACTCCAGCGCCTCCGACGCGGTGAAGCGCGTGGTGAGCGCCACGGTGGTGGACGGCCGCTACGTGCTGCTGCGCGGCCTGGGTGGCCGCTACAGCACCACGCTGCTCAACGGCGCGCTGCTGCCCAGCACCGAGCCGGACGAGCCCAGCGTCCCGCTGGACATCTTCCCCACCAGCCTGCTCGCCAACCTCAACGTGGTGAAGAGCTACACACCGGACCTCCCCGGCACCTTCGCCGGCGGCACGCTGCTCATCGAAACCAACTCCTACCCGAGCGAGTTCGAGCTCAAGCCGCGCATCAGCCTGGGCGGCGACTCCGAGACGACGTTCCGCGAGCGCAACAGCCAGGCCCAGGGCGGCTTCGGTGAGAACCTGGGCTTCCCCAGCGGGAGCCGCCAGCTCCCCAACGCGATTCCGCGCGACAGCGGCCTGGGGATGTCCGGCGAGTCCAGCGACGTGCTGGAGCAGCAGTACCGCAGCTTCCCCAACATCTGGCAGGCGCGCCGCACCACCGCGCTGCCCAACATGGGCCTGGGCGTGTCCATGGGCGACACCCTGCGCTTCGGCAACAGCCGGCTGGGCTACCTGGCCAGCGCCAACTACGGTCACCGCGACGGCGTGCAGGAGGGCACCTTCGCCCGAGTCGACCGCGACGAGACGGGCGCGCTCAACGGTCGCGACGCGGCCCGCAGCACGCAGGGCTTCGAGACGGCCAGCCTCAGCGGCCTGGGCAGCGTCGGCTTCCAGTTGGACCGCGACAACGAGCTGACCTGGTTCGGCCTCTACACCCGCGGCACCGATACCCGCACGTTCACCGCGCGCGGCAGCAACATCGTCCGCGGTGAGAGCTACGAGAGCACGCGCCTGCAGTTCGTCAGCCGGCAGCTCTTCTTCAACCAGCTCCGAGGCTTCCACCGCCTGGGTCTGCTGGGAGACGCGGAGCTGGATTGGCAGGCCAACCTGTCCCGCGTGGACCGCGACGAGCCCGACACCCGCGACACCCTCTACAGCGACAACCTCTCCGCGCCGTCGGGCACGCCCACCTTCCCCAACCAGCCCAACAGCGGCGAGCGCTTCTTCGCCGAGTTGGGCGAGACGTCCACGGGCGGCAGCGTCAACGTCACCGTTCCCCTCTCCGCCGTCCGGCTGAAGGTGGGCGGGCTCACCCAGGTGTCCTTCCGTGACTTCGGTGCGCGCCGCTTCCGCTACCTGCTGGGCACCACGCCGGTGGACCGCACGCTCCCCCCCGAGCAGCTCTTCGCCCCGGAGAACCTGGGCACCGGCATCCGCGTGCGCGAGAACACCCGGCCGGATGATGCCTATGACGCGTACCTGGGCATCTTCGCCGGCTATGCGTCCGCGGACGTCCAGCCGACGGACGCCCTCCGCCTGGTGGGCGGCCTGCGCGTGGAGTCCTCCACCCAGCAGCTCACGCTGAAGGACCCGTTCACCGGCGCCTCCGGCGCGGAGAACCGCTCCGAGTACATGAACCTGCTGCCGGCCTTCAACGCCATCTACGCGCTGACGCCCACCGTGAATGTGCGCGCCGGCTACAGCTACACGCTGGCGCGGCCCACCTTCCGCGAGCTGGCGCCGTTCATCTACTTCGACTTCGTGCGCCGCCGGAACGTGTCCGGCAACCCGGACCTGCTCCAGACGCGCATCCACAACATCGACGCGCGCGTCGAGTGGTTCGCGGGTGAGAACGAGGTCCTGGCCGCCAGCGCCTTCTACAAGCGCTTCCAGGACCCCATCGAGCGCGTCATCCGCAACCCCGAGTCGGGGGACCTCAGCTTCGAGAACGCCGCGGGCGCCAACACCTACGGCCTGGAGCTGGAGGCGCGCGCGTCGCTGGCCCGTCTCACGGAGACGCTGAAGGCCGTGCGCGTGGGCGCCAACCTCACGCTCATCCAGTCCGACGTGGACCTGGGTGACCCCAACGTGGTGGGCGCGCAGACGAACCGGAACCGTCCCCTCCAGGGCCAGTCCCCGTACGTCATCAACCTCAACGTCGGCTACTCGCGCCCCGAAAGCGGCACCGAGCTGACCGTCCTCTACAACGTATATGGCCGCCGCATCAGCGAAGTGGGCGTCCAGGGCCTGCCGGACATCTACGAAGTGCCCTTCCACCGCGTGGACATCTCGCTGACCCAGCAGCTCGGCTCCGCGCAGCTCAAGCTCACCGCGGCCAACCTCCTCAACTCGAGCGTCACCCTCCGCCAGGAGTCGGTGGACGTGCAGACGTACAAACCCGGCGTCGCCTTCAGCGCGTCGCTGGGCTGGTCCCTCTAA
- a CDS encoding SRPBCC family protein: protein MRDTIQQPGARFPAVSPRGGRLGSQRWGRPGRGIHRTSEERLPQLVSALAGGALLTLGLRRGKLGGVAMALAGGGLLFRGTRTEQEPYVHKHGVIVRKLRRQRGRDATVELTVLQRSITIQGTPEALYRRWCDAETLNQVMGHFADVTSSGEGLQHWKVPGVLGAELEWDAEVVEENPGELLRWQSVGDTALPNEGWVRFRPAPRDWGTEVTLRFVFDPPGGVVGEKAVQLLGAVPAALALKALKRFKSLVETGEIPTTRPNPAAREGGYSF from the coding sequence ATGCGTGACACGATTCAGCAGCCAGGAGCCCGCTTTCCCGCTGTGTCTCCACGTGGCGGACGCCTCGGAAGCCAGCGATGGGGACGGCCTGGCCGCGGCATCCACCGCACCTCGGAGGAGCGCCTCCCGCAGCTCGTCTCCGCGCTCGCGGGCGGCGCCCTGCTCACGCTGGGCCTCCGGCGAGGCAAGCTGGGCGGCGTGGCCATGGCCCTGGCCGGTGGCGGCCTGCTCTTCCGCGGCACCCGGACCGAACAGGAACCCTACGTCCACAAGCACGGCGTCATCGTCCGGAAGCTCCGCCGGCAACGTGGCCGGGACGCCACCGTCGAACTGACGGTGCTCCAGCGCTCCATCACCATCCAAGGCACGCCGGAGGCGCTGTATCGCCGCTGGTGCGACGCGGAGACGCTCAACCAGGTGATGGGACACTTCGCCGACGTCACGTCCTCCGGCGAGGGCCTGCAGCACTGGAAGGTGCCGGGCGTGCTCGGCGCGGAGCTCGAATGGGACGCGGAGGTGGTGGAGGAGAACCCGGGTGAGCTGCTGCGCTGGCAATCCGTGGGGGACACGGCCCTGCCCAACGAAGGCTGGGTGCGCTTCCGCCCCGCGCCGCGGGACTGGGGCACGGAAGTAACGCTCCGCTTCGTCTTCGACCCACCGGGCGGTGTCGTGGGCGAGAAGGCCGTGCAGTTGCTCGGCGCCGTGCCCGCCGCGCTCGCGCTCAAGGCCCTCAAGCGATTCAAGAGCCTCGTCGAGACGGGCGAGATTCCCACCACCCGGCCCAACCCCGCCGCTCGCGAGGGCGGCTACTCCTTCTGA
- a CDS encoding serine/threonine-protein kinase: MAENSPQQFGKYVLLSKIAAGGMAVTYRARMTGAAGVTKPCVIKQILPHFVDDADFVEMFVGEARVVASMSHSNIAQIFDFGEVDGQYFIAMELVQGQPLSKVLRRAQRMGMASFPEPLALHVASKLCDGLDYAHRHVGEDGQALGLVHRDVSPDNVLISYEGEVKVIDFGIAKVTSAVEAKTSPGTLKGKYPYFSPEQAQGRQDLDARTDVYAAGVVLYEMVCGKRPYEGEFVTVLPRILVGDRLPPSALNPTVSEDVETVISHAMALDREARYPTAKDLSESLVELLYRDNPRFTPTLLSQLMAHLFPEELAAEGRRVEVSPAFQEQLAAWQTGVTETASQGRARPPSSNASRGSSPGVRSRPGSDGGRPGSDSGRPGSEGGRRPAASTPGARRPTSSGVRRVTQSQLPRSEGGVRRTYTSERPGPPVPALDEEPSTDAGDAPAPTQAALRDTPIEVPAAKGKEPTTEAHPVGTWTGKGYRTSVDDARDTLAREEAARVAKGKEKARVVTMSVIYATAALFLVGVFYKLVIARESTFDDVYASTTTLWLASKPAGATVRLNDQVLKGVTPLMVEVKIGEANTLALSLPGHLPWTKRFTPTSNLVEPLTAELKPIAAPPPPVEVAVAAPGDASAAVVAEGAATPEDGGPSAPEDAGARTEVAVAQDGPVEEDTPQRTMHEVDYPTRVLVLRPQYNAVPLPEYNTASIELNPGTTYSVWTQGSASLAEGRGTASGTLAYFIEGDGPVDSSFGLLGTSTRTIKGARKLHVFALDDGGLDDNSGAIRVNVRQSAYVPPRSFTFDAKENAVPLKPEHQMVLRGLNPDSTYLLTVRDDFAELRSGPNGRVRQVLCMERGPAPESVRATHRILQTGKRYQLTGTENLHCTFPDMQVGDNRGAFEVDIVDVTAMSGKERAEALKGSRRSER; encoded by the coding sequence GTGGCGGAAAACAGCCCTCAGCAATTCGGCAAATACGTCCTCCTCTCGAAGATCGCCGCGGGGGGGATGGCCGTCACCTACCGCGCGCGGATGACGGGGGCGGCGGGCGTCACCAAGCCCTGCGTCATCAAGCAGATCCTCCCGCACTTCGTCGACGATGCGGACTTCGTCGAGATGTTCGTCGGCGAGGCGCGCGTGGTGGCCAGCATGAGCCACAGCAACATCGCGCAGATTTTCGACTTCGGTGAGGTGGACGGGCAGTACTTCATCGCCATGGAGCTGGTGCAGGGCCAGCCCTTGTCCAAGGTGCTGCGCCGCGCCCAGCGGATGGGCATGGCGTCCTTCCCGGAGCCGCTGGCGCTCCATGTGGCCAGCAAGCTGTGTGACGGCCTGGACTACGCGCACCGGCACGTGGGCGAGGACGGGCAGGCGCTGGGCCTGGTGCACCGCGACGTGTCCCCGGACAACGTCCTCATCTCCTATGAGGGCGAGGTCAAGGTCATCGACTTCGGCATCGCCAAGGTGACGAGCGCGGTGGAGGCGAAGACGTCTCCCGGCACCCTCAAGGGCAAGTACCCGTACTTCTCCCCGGAGCAGGCCCAGGGCCGGCAGGACCTGGACGCGCGCACCGACGTGTACGCCGCGGGGGTCGTCCTCTACGAGATGGTGTGCGGCAAGCGTCCCTATGAAGGGGAGTTCGTCACCGTCCTGCCCCGCATCCTCGTGGGCGACCGCCTGCCGCCGTCCGCGCTCAACCCCACCGTCAGCGAGGACGTGGAGACGGTCATCTCCCACGCCATGGCGCTGGACCGTGAGGCGCGCTACCCAACGGCGAAGGACTTGAGCGAGTCGCTGGTGGAGCTGCTCTACCGCGACAACCCGCGCTTCACCCCCACCCTGCTGTCGCAGCTCATGGCGCACCTCTTCCCGGAGGAGCTGGCCGCCGAGGGCCGCCGGGTGGAGGTGTCCCCCGCCTTCCAGGAGCAGCTCGCCGCCTGGCAGACGGGCGTCACCGAAACGGCGTCCCAGGGACGCGCGCGGCCCCCGTCCAGCAACGCCTCGCGGGGCTCCAGCCCCGGCGTGCGCAGCCGCCCGGGCAGTGACGGAGGCCGCCCTGGCAGCGACAGCGGACGGCCCGGCAGCGAAGGAGGCCGTCGCCCCGCTGCGAGCACCCCGGGAGCACGCCGCCCCACGAGCAGTGGCGTGCGGCGGGTGACCCAGTCCCAGCTCCCCCGCTCCGAGGGTGGCGTCCGCAGGACATACACCTCCGAGCGCCCCGGGCCCCCCGTGCCGGCGCTGGACGAAGAGCCCAGCACTGACGCGGGTGATGCGCCCGCCCCCACCCAGGCCGCGCTACGCGACACGCCCATCGAAGTGCCCGCCGCCAAGGGCAAGGAGCCCACCACCGAGGCGCATCCGGTGGGCACCTGGACGGGCAAGGGCTACCGCACCTCCGTGGACGACGCCCGGGACACGCTGGCGCGCGAAGAAGCCGCGCGCGTGGCGAAGGGGAAGGAGAAGGCGCGCGTCGTGACGATGTCCGTCATCTACGCCACCGCCGCGCTGTTCCTCGTCGGTGTGTTCTACAAGCTCGTCATCGCGCGCGAGTCCACGTTCGACGACGTGTACGCATCCACCACCACGCTGTGGCTCGCCTCCAAGCCCGCGGGCGCCACGGTGCGGCTCAACGACCAGGTGCTCAAGGGCGTCACGCCGCTGATGGTGGAGGTCAAGATTGGCGAGGCCAACACGCTGGCCCTCTCACTGCCCGGCCACCTGCCCTGGACGAAGCGCTTCACGCCCACGTCGAACCTGGTGGAGCCGCTGACGGCGGAGCTGAAGCCCATCGCCGCGCCCCCGCCGCCCGTCGAAGTGGCCGTGGCGGCGCCAGGGGACGCGAGCGCCGCGGTGGTGGCGGAAGGCGCCGCCACACCGGAGGACGGGGGCCCCAGCGCGCCGGAGGACGCGGGCGCCCGCACGGAGGTGGCGGTCGCACAGGACGGGCCCGTGGAGGAGGACACGCCGCAGCGGACGATGCACGAGGTGGACTACCCCACCCGCGTGCTGGTGCTGCGCCCCCAGTACAACGCCGTCCCCCTGCCCGAATACAACACCGCCAGCATCGAGCTGAACCCCGGCACGACGTACTCGGTGTGGACGCAGGGCAGCGCGTCCCTGGCCGAGGGCCGGGGCACCGCCTCCGGCACGCTGGCCTACTTCATCGAAGGCGACGGGCCGGTGGACAGCAGCTTCGGCCTGCTCGGCACGTCAACGCGCACCATCAAGGGCGCTCGGAAGCTCCACGTCTTCGCGCTGGATGACGGCGGACTGGACGACAACAGCGGCGCCATCCGCGTCAACGTCCGCCAGTCCGCCTACGTGCCGCCGCGCTCGTTCACCTTCGACGCGAAGGAAAACGCGGTGCCCCTGAAGCCCGAGCACCAGATGGTGCTGCGCGGCCTCAACCCGGATTCCACCTACCTGCTCACCGTGCGAGACGACTTCGCGGAGCTGCGCTCCGGCCCCAACGGCCGCGTCCGCCAGGTGCTGTGCATGGAGCGCGGCCCGGCGCCCGAATCCGTGCGCGCCACCCACCGCATCCTCCAGACCGGCAAGCGCTACCAGCTGACGGGCACGGAGAACCTGCACTGCACCTTCCCCGACATGCAGGTGGGCGACAACCGGGGCGCCTTCGAGGTGGACATCGTCGACGTGACGGCCATGTCCGGGAAGGAGCGCGCGGAGGCCCTGAAGGGCTCACGCCGCTCGGAGCGGTAG
- a CDS encoding ExbD/TolR family protein — MAFDLGGGKGSIRPAMNVTPLVDVVLVLLIIFMVVTPLMTKQMWMTVPAKGDDQEAPPPPPDAKPPVVLTVDKSGVLRINREEVPRDQVVARLQRMLNARPDKIVFFDASDDVPYGAAMDVLDLARGGDITVGVLPDKLAD; from the coding sequence ATGGCATTCGACCTCGGAGGCGGAAAGGGCAGCATCCGCCCGGCGATGAACGTGACGCCCTTGGTGGACGTGGTGCTCGTCCTCCTCATCATCTTCATGGTCGTCACCCCGCTGATGACGAAGCAGATGTGGATGACGGTGCCCGCCAAGGGCGATGACCAGGAGGCCCCTCCGCCTCCTCCCGATGCAAAGCCACCGGTGGTCCTCACGGTGGACAAGTCCGGCGTGCTGCGCATCAACCGGGAAGAAGTGCCCCGCGACCAGGTCGTGGCCCGGCTCCAGCGCATGCTCAACGCGCGCCCGGACAAGATTGTGTTCTTCGACGCCAGTGATGATGTGCCGTACGGCGCCGCCATGGACGTGCTGGACCTCGCGCGAGGCGGGGACATCACGGTCGGCGTGCTGCCGGACAAGCTCGCGGATTGA
- a CDS encoding ExbD/TolR family protein — MSTPRRSLTPEMNVTPLVDVVLVLLIIFMVVTPQIESGAAVELPTATNPDKENKELTPTTVSLSATGAFFLDRKELKRDALMAELKAVRAKDPDSPVVLKADRGVRYSEVRGLFKAMQELGFPGINLQVVDKQKN, encoded by the coding sequence ATGTCCACCCCGCGTAGGAGCCTGACACCGGAGATGAACGTGACGCCCCTGGTGGACGTCGTGCTCGTCCTCCTCATCATCTTCATGGTCGTCACGCCCCAGATTGAGTCGGGCGCCGCGGTGGAGCTGCCCACGGCGACGAACCCGGACAAGGAGAACAAGGAGCTGACACCCACCACGGTGAGCCTGTCCGCGACCGGGGCCTTCTTCCTGGACCGCAAGGAGCTCAAGCGCGACGCGCTCATGGCCGAGCTGAAGGCCGTGCGCGCGAAGGACCCGGACTCGCCCGTGGTGCTCAAGGCCGACCGGGGCGTGCGCTACTCCGAGGTGCGCGGCCTCTTCAAGGCGATGCAGGAGCTGGGCTTCCCCGGCATCAACCTGCAGGTCGTCGACAAACAGAAGAACTAG
- a CDS encoding metallophosphoesterase family protein, whose amino-acid sequence MMRVGVMAALVVAGCGMRPAENRAIADSKVGQAQQGGVTLSVADGLATVRELAPGTLVLWGNAPAFTARIDVGAQAPSDWLVTVRNAMPDAVLVAEEEGGAPLTQEALPQALPTVKVWRVALRAGATARLSVAPPDSESHEPFRFLALADVQEALPRVGDIYARMRRDDAARFILFAGDLTESGTRDELTEFQERLEAGSRIPLYATLGNHETFTRDAAEYHALVGRGSQSFVFKGVRFSVVDSSNGTLDPGVEEQLEGWLAASRDGTHVVAMHVPPQDPVGLRGGGFANRGEAAGLVGKMARAGVDLTLYGHIHSYYSFANAGIPAFISGGGGAIPETFDGVGRHYLSVDVSAGDGLQQAALVRVD is encoded by the coding sequence GTGATGCGCGTGGGAGTGATGGCGGCACTGGTGGTTGCGGGGTGCGGCATGCGGCCCGCGGAGAACCGCGCGATTGCGGATTCCAAGGTGGGCCAGGCGCAGCAGGGCGGGGTGACGCTGTCGGTGGCGGACGGGCTGGCGACGGTGCGCGAATTGGCGCCGGGCACGCTGGTGCTGTGGGGCAACGCGCCGGCCTTCACCGCGCGCATCGACGTGGGCGCCCAGGCGCCGTCCGACTGGCTGGTGACGGTGCGCAACGCGATGCCGGACGCGGTGCTGGTGGCCGAGGAGGAAGGGGGCGCGCCGCTGACGCAGGAGGCGCTCCCGCAGGCGCTGCCCACCGTGAAGGTGTGGCGCGTGGCGCTGCGCGCGGGGGCGACGGCGCGGCTGTCCGTGGCGCCGCCGGATTCCGAGTCGCACGAGCCCTTCCGCTTCCTCGCGCTGGCGGACGTGCAGGAGGCCCTGCCGCGCGTTGGGGATATCTACGCGCGCATGCGGCGGGACGACGCGGCGCGCTTCATCCTCTTCGCGGGCGACCTCACGGAGTCAGGCACGCGCGATGAGCTGACGGAGTTCCAGGAGCGGCTGGAGGCGGGCTCGCGCATCCCGCTGTACGCCACGCTGGGCAACCACGAGACGTTCACCCGCGACGCGGCCGAGTACCACGCGCTGGTGGGGCGCGGCAGCCAGAGCTTCGTCTTCAAGGGCGTGCGCTTCTCGGTGGTGGATTCCAGCAACGGCACGTTGGACCCCGGCGTGGAGGAGCAATTGGAAGGGTGGCTGGCGGCCTCGCGGGACGGCACGCACGTGGTGGCCATGCACGTGCCGCCGCAGGACCCGGTGGGCTTGCGCGGCGGCGGCTTCGCCAACCGGGGCGAGGCCGCGGGCCTGGTGGGGAAGATGGCGCGCGCGGGCGTGGACCTCACGCTCTACGGGCACATCCACTCCTACTATTCGTTCGCCAACGCGGGCATCCCCGCCTTCATCTCCGGCGGCGGCGGTGCCATTCCGGAGACGTTCGACGGGGTGGGCCGGCACTACCTGTCCGTGGATGTGAGCGCGGGCGACGGCTTGCAGCAGGCGGCGCTGGTGCGCGTGGATTGA